In one Brevibacterium sp. CBA3109 genomic region, the following are encoded:
- the galU gene encoding UTP--glucose-1-phosphate uridylyltransferase GalU produces MNVEQNNRVRKAVIPVAGLGTRFLPATKATPKEMLPVVDKPAIQYVVEEATEAGLRDVVMITGRNKRPLEDHFDRVDGLEDALAKKGDDKKLAAVQHSTDLADIHYVRQGDPKGLGHAVLKGRQHVGNEPFAVLLGDDLIDERNPILPKMIEVAEKTGGSVVALMEVPSEAIHLYGCAAVETTSDDEVVKINNLVEKPATEEAPSNLAVIGRYVLAPEVFDVLETTKPGRGNEIQLTDALQELAGNAEGNGVYGVVFRGARYDTGDKLDYLKAVMQIACDREDLGDDLKAWLRDFVPTLD; encoded by the coding sequence ATGAATGTCGAACAAAACAATAGAGTGCGCAAAGCCGTGATCCCCGTCGCCGGCTTAGGAACTCGGTTCCTCCCCGCCACGAAGGCCACCCCCAAAGAGATGCTCCCCGTCGTCGACAAGCCGGCAATCCAGTACGTTGTTGAAGAGGCGACAGAAGCTGGTCTTCGAGACGTCGTTATGATCACTGGGCGCAACAAGCGGCCGCTCGAGGACCATTTCGACCGTGTGGACGGCCTGGAAGACGCGCTGGCGAAGAAGGGCGATGACAAGAAGCTCGCCGCTGTTCAGCATTCCACAGACCTCGCTGACATCCACTACGTGCGCCAAGGCGACCCGAAGGGCCTCGGCCATGCCGTACTCAAGGGACGCCAGCACGTCGGCAACGAACCGTTCGCCGTGCTCCTCGGCGATGACCTCATCGACGAACGTAACCCCATCCTGCCGAAGATGATCGAGGTTGCCGAGAAGACCGGCGGCAGTGTCGTCGCGCTTATGGAAGTCCCCAGCGAAGCAATCCACCTCTACGGCTGCGCCGCAGTCGAGACCACCTCGGACGACGAGGTCGTCAAGATCAATAACCTGGTGGAAAAGCCTGCCACCGAGGAGGCTCCCTCGAATCTCGCAGTCATCGGCCGTTACGTGCTGGCGCCAGAGGTCTTCGATGTCCTCGAGACCACGAAGCCGGGACGCGGCAATGAAATCCAGCTCACCGACGCCCTCCAAGAGCTCGCCGGAAACGCGGAAGGGAATGGCGTCTACGGAGTCGTGTTCAGGGGTGCCCGCTACGATACGGGCGACAAGCTCGACTACCTCAAAGCTGTTATGCAGATTGCCTGCGACCGGGAGGACCTCGGCGATGACCTCAAGGCGTGGCTGCGTGACTTCGTGCCGACGCTGGACTGA
- a CDS encoding acyclic terpene utilization AtuA family protein, whose translation MTTLRIGNASGFFGDRFSAFAEMVEAGVDVITGDYLAELTMLILARQKAKDPERGYASTFLSQLTEQLHTIAGSQARVVVNAGGMNPAGLAEAIRTAAHEAGLEIPVAHIDGDDLTDRANTLGLGTPLAANAYLGGFGITEALRAGARIVVTGRVTDAALVTGPAAWFHNWAREDYDQLAAAMAAGHVIECGMQATGGNFSFFTEIPDLRRPGFPIAEIEADGSCVITKPAGTSGAVTAETVVSQLLYEVSGARYAGPDATVRLDTITVTDLGDDRVRLDGVRGEAPPPELKVSITEIGGFRQEITAYLTGLDAEAKADLVQAQFAHALELSGLPRPHNMEWTLARTDRADANVQEEASARLSLVARDRDPKTVGRQFANLLVEFALGTVPGFFVAAPPGEASVYGRFRPGKVSQSEPIHRTHHDDETSLTIPAPTEFRGLEPTSLDAHSPAPANGRTSAPAGSQTPAPAHRSGTTDVTLPLGRLFGGRSGDKGGTANIGLWARTEAAWQWLRSELTHDALRRLLPEFADAALDRVELPNLRAVNFVVHGALGEGVAYGARFDPQAKGVAEWLRSRSITVDADIAGSVNLDDFFTAEHTPASASSGSDAAAGES comes from the coding sequence ATGACGACGCTCAGAATCGGAAATGCTTCGGGCTTCTTCGGCGATAGGTTCTCCGCCTTCGCAGAAATGGTCGAAGCCGGAGTCGATGTCATCACCGGTGACTACCTCGCCGAGCTCACCATGCTGATCCTCGCACGGCAGAAAGCGAAGGACCCGGAGCGGGGCTATGCCAGCACGTTCCTGTCCCAGCTCACCGAGCAGCTGCACACGATCGCAGGCTCACAGGCACGGGTCGTCGTCAACGCCGGGGGCATGAATCCTGCCGGCCTGGCCGAAGCCATCCGCACCGCCGCACACGAGGCCGGCCTCGAGATCCCTGTGGCCCATATCGACGGCGATGACCTCACCGACCGCGCGAACACACTGGGACTGGGCACACCGCTGGCAGCCAACGCCTACCTCGGCGGATTCGGAATCACCGAAGCACTGCGGGCCGGGGCACGCATCGTCGTCACCGGTCGCGTCACCGATGCCGCTCTGGTGACCGGACCCGCCGCTTGGTTCCACAACTGGGCCCGCGAGGACTACGACCAGCTGGCCGCAGCCATGGCAGCCGGACATGTCATCGAATGCGGGATGCAGGCCACCGGCGGCAACTTCTCCTTCTTCACCGAGATCCCGGACTTGCGCCGGCCCGGGTTCCCGATCGCAGAGATCGAAGCCGACGGCAGCTGCGTCATCACCAAACCGGCCGGCACCAGTGGCGCCGTGACTGCAGAGACCGTCGTCTCCCAACTGCTCTACGAAGTCAGCGGAGCCCGCTATGCCGGACCCGATGCCACCGTGCGCCTGGATACGATCACCGTGACCGACCTCGGCGACGACCGCGTGCGCCTGGACGGTGTGCGCGGTGAAGCCCCACCACCGGAGCTCAAGGTCTCCATCACTGAGATCGGAGGCTTCCGCCAGGAGATCACCGCCTACCTCACCGGGCTCGATGCCGAGGCCAAAGCAGACCTCGTCCAGGCACAGTTCGCCCACGCCCTTGAGCTCTCCGGTCTCCCCCGTCCCCACAACATGGAGTGGACCCTCGCGCGCACCGACCGTGCCGACGCGAACGTCCAGGAAGAGGCGAGCGCACGCCTGAGCCTCGTCGCACGTGATCGGGACCCGAAGACGGTCGGCCGACAGTTCGCGAACCTGCTCGTCGAATTCGCCCTCGGCACCGTTCCCGGATTCTTCGTGGCAGCACCACCCGGCGAAGCCTCGGTCTACGGCCGGTTCCGCCCCGGAAAGGTGTCTCAGTCCGAGCCCATCCATCGAACCCACCATGACGATGAGACATCACTGACGATTCCCGCACCAACCGAATTCCGCGGGCTCGAACCGACGTCGCTGGATGCGCACAGTCCAGCTCCGGCTAATGGCCGGACATCGGCCCCGGCAGGTTCCCAAACCCCGGCTCCCGCCCACCGGTCAGGCACCACGGACGTCACCCTTCCGCTGGGCCGGCTCTTCGGCGGCCGCAGCGGTGACAAGGGCGGAACGGCCAACATCGGATTGTGGGCGCGCACCGAAGCCGCCTGGCAGTGGCTGCGATCCGAACTGACCCACGATGCACTGCGGCGTCTACTGCCCGAATTCGCCGACGCCGCCCTCGACCGGGTGGAGCTGCCCAACCTCCGCGCCGTCAACTTCGTCGTGCACGGGGCACTAGGAGAAGGCGTGGCCTACGGGGCCCGATTCGACCCGCAGGCGAAGGGTGTGGCGGAGTGGCTGCGCAGTCGCAGCATCACCGTCGACGCCGACATCGCAGGATCCGTCAACTTGGATGACTTCTTCACCGCCGAGCACACGCCCGCCTCGGCGTCGTCCGGGTCGGATGCCGCAGCAGGCGAGAGCTGA
- a CDS encoding acyl-CoA dehydrogenase family protein, producing MTESDTELQQFRASVRAFCDKEIVPRMEEWEAAGTFDAHELFSKLAAQGFLGLSHDVADGGESAPMEYQRVFAEELARGNTAGISMAINVQMHMATPSLAEFGSQELKDKYLRPALEGRQVAAIAVTEPGAGSDVATLSTRARREGDDWVISGSKVYITNGTQADWFCMLVRTSDEGGYRGMSQIIVPANTPGFEVARKLDKLGNRASDTVELRLDEVRVPVSNTIGEIGRGFQQQMGQFVLERLSVCFTAVGACEWALAKTQEYIKTREVFGAPLATRQYPVFRLTELSAQLELLRALNAQMCQKFEAGENITREATIGKLTAGRLMREVADAALQYHGGMGYMEENWTSRFYRDVRLSSIGGGADEVMLQVLSRIDGYTV from the coding sequence ATGACAGAATCAGACACTGAACTTCAGCAGTTCCGCGCGAGCGTACGTGCCTTCTGCGACAAGGAGATCGTCCCGCGGATGGAGGAGTGGGAAGCCGCCGGCACCTTCGACGCGCATGAGCTGTTCTCCAAGCTGGCGGCGCAGGGTTTCCTCGGTCTCAGCCATGATGTCGCCGATGGCGGCGAGAGTGCCCCGATGGAGTACCAGCGGGTTTTCGCCGAGGAACTGGCCCGGGGCAACACTGCGGGAATCTCGATGGCCATCAATGTGCAGATGCACATGGCCACCCCTTCGCTTGCCGAGTTCGGATCCCAGGAGCTCAAGGACAAATACCTCCGACCGGCTCTCGAGGGCCGTCAGGTGGCCGCGATCGCCGTCACCGAACCGGGTGCCGGCTCAGATGTCGCGACCTTGTCCACTCGGGCCCGGCGTGAGGGAGATGACTGGGTGATCTCGGGATCGAAGGTCTACATCACCAATGGCACGCAGGCCGACTGGTTCTGCATGCTCGTGCGCACCTCGGATGAGGGCGGTTACAGGGGCATGTCGCAGATCATCGTGCCGGCCAACACCCCGGGATTTGAAGTTGCACGGAAGCTGGACAAACTCGGCAACCGCGCCTCCGACACGGTGGAGCTGCGACTCGATGAGGTACGTGTGCCTGTCTCGAACACCATCGGAGAGATCGGTCGTGGGTTCCAGCAGCAGATGGGCCAGTTCGTGTTGGAGAGGCTCTCCGTGTGCTTCACCGCGGTCGGGGCCTGCGAATGGGCTCTGGCCAAGACACAGGAGTACATAAAGACCAGAGAAGTCTTCGGCGCACCACTGGCAACACGGCAGTACCCGGTGTTCCGCCTGACCGAACTCTCCGCCCAGTTGGAGTTGCTGCGCGCGCTCAACGCACAGATGTGCCAGAAGTTCGAGGCGGGGGAGAACATCACCCGTGAGGCGACGATCGGAAAGCTCACCGCCGGTCGGCTCATGCGCGAGGTCGCCGATGCCGCGCTCCAATACCACGGCGGAATGGGATACATGGAGGAGAACTGGACCAGCCGGTTCTACCGCGACGTTCGACTGTCTTCGATCGGCGGCGGCGCCGATGAGGTCATGTTGCAGGTTCTTTCCCGAATTGATGGTTACACCGTTTGA
- a CDS encoding acetoacetate--CoA ligase: MTAEPIWLPDPDQTPQPQIAEFIDFANQRTGQNLAGYDDLWKWSVDDLDGFWGAVWDFFDVIADEPYTEVVADRTMPGATWFPGTRLNYAEHALRAGLDDTLADEPAIITIKESGEHLETTWRELRRQVGSVAAWLREQGVGQGDRVVGYLPNTHHTLIAFLASASIGAIWSACAQDYAAEGAATKLGQLEPTVLFAADGYLWNGQAFDRRDQVAELANRMPSLRAVVGVGNLGEEFTDEHGQITNLVTWDDIASGDVEPEFARVDFDTPLWVLYSSGTTGIPKGIVHSHGGVVIDHLRLLGLHLDIRPGDRFFWYTNTNWMMWNLVASALVGGATTVCFDGSPLYPGPGRLWEIAADTKANVLGVSPGIFLAGMKAGIEPGTEFDLSALRTIGATGAPVPAHCFPWVRDAVGERVQLASTSGGTDVVSGFAGSAPNCPIWAGELSRPILGVALESWDDSGQPLVGEVGEMVITAPMPSMPVKFWNDPDGERYHDTYFSMFPGVWCHGDWITITDHGSVIISGRSDATLNRQGVRLGSADIYDVVDGIPEVAESLVIGAEQPDGGYWMPLFVVLASGAALDDSLRSRIVGELRTKASPRHVPDDIIAVPAIPHTRTGKKLEVPVKRLVQGHPLEKVANPDAVDSFEALEYFARFAKGRED; the protein is encoded by the coding sequence TTGACCGCTGAACCGATCTGGCTTCCCGACCCCGACCAGACCCCGCAACCGCAGATTGCCGAGTTCATCGACTTCGCCAACCAACGCACCGGCCAAAACCTGGCCGGATATGACGATCTGTGGAAATGGTCGGTGGACGACCTCGACGGATTCTGGGGCGCAGTCTGGGACTTCTTCGACGTCATCGCCGATGAGCCCTACACCGAAGTCGTCGCCGATCGGACCATGCCCGGCGCCACCTGGTTCCCTGGCACTCGGCTCAACTACGCCGAACACGCCTTGCGGGCCGGTCTTGATGACACACTCGCCGACGAACCGGCGATCATCACCATCAAAGAATCCGGCGAGCACCTTGAGACCACCTGGCGCGAACTACGTCGCCAGGTCGGTTCCGTCGCCGCATGGCTGCGTGAGCAAGGAGTCGGCCAGGGCGACCGCGTAGTCGGCTACCTGCCGAACACCCACCACACGCTCATCGCCTTCCTCGCCTCCGCGTCCATCGGCGCCATCTGGTCCGCCTGCGCCCAGGACTACGCGGCCGAAGGTGCGGCGACGAAACTCGGCCAACTCGAACCGACAGTGCTCTTCGCCGCCGATGGCTACCTGTGGAACGGTCAGGCTTTCGACCGCCGCGACCAGGTCGCGGAATTGGCCAACCGGATGCCGAGCCTGCGAGCCGTGGTTGGGGTGGGCAACCTCGGCGAGGAATTCACCGATGAACACGGTCAGATCACGAACCTTGTCACCTGGGACGATATCGCCTCCGGGGATGTTGAACCCGAGTTCGCGCGCGTCGATTTCGATACCCCGCTGTGGGTGCTGTACTCCTCGGGCACGACGGGGATTCCCAAGGGGATCGTGCACAGCCACGGCGGGGTCGTCATCGATCATCTGCGCCTGCTGGGTCTCCACCTCGACATTCGCCCCGGTGACCGGTTTTTCTGGTACACGAATACGAACTGGATGATGTGGAACCTCGTCGCCTCGGCGCTGGTGGGCGGTGCGACCACGGTGTGCTTCGACGGCAGCCCCCTCTATCCGGGGCCGGGCCGGCTGTGGGAGATCGCCGCGGACACGAAGGCCAATGTGCTCGGGGTCAGTCCCGGGATCTTCCTAGCCGGGATGAAGGCCGGGATCGAACCCGGCACGGAGTTCGACCTCTCCGCGCTGCGGACGATCGGTGCCACCGGCGCCCCGGTGCCCGCCCACTGCTTCCCGTGGGTGCGCGATGCCGTCGGCGAACGCGTGCAGTTGGCCTCGACGAGCGGCGGCACCGACGTCGTCAGCGGCTTCGCCGGATCCGCCCCGAACTGTCCGATCTGGGCCGGGGAACTCTCACGGCCCATCCTCGGTGTGGCGTTGGAATCCTGGGACGACTCTGGTCAACCTTTGGTTGGCGAGGTCGGCGAGATGGTCATCACCGCACCGATGCCGTCGATGCCGGTGAAGTTCTGGAACGATCCCGACGGTGAGCGCTACCACGATACGTACTTCTCGATGTTCCCCGGAGTCTGGTGCCACGGCGACTGGATCACCATCACCGACCACGGCAGCGTCATCATCTCCGGCCGCTCGGACGCCACCCTCAACCGGCAGGGCGTGCGCCTGGGCAGCGCCGACATCTACGACGTCGTCGACGGCATCCCCGAGGTGGCCGAATCCCTGGTCATCGGTGCCGAGCAGCCCGACGGCGGATATTGGATGCCGCTGTTCGTCGTCCTGGCTTCAGGGGCTGCGCTCGATGATTCGCTTCGGTCTCGGATCGTAGGCGAACTGCGGACGAAAGCCTCGCCGCGGCATGTTCCCGATGACATCATCGCCGTTCCTGCCATCCCCCACACCCGCACGGGCAAGAAGCTCGAGGTGCCCGTCAAACGCCTCGTCCAAGGCCACCCACTGGAGAAGGTCGCGAACCCGGACGCCGTGGATTCGTTCGAGGCGCTGGAGTACTTCGCGCGGTTCGCGAAGGGCAGAGAAGACTGA
- a CDS encoding AMP-binding protein, whose amino-acid sequence MKSDTTRIDDYDLNLARRNTVGDALTRAAEKSPRKTAVIDGDRRVTYAQLEHDAEAIARGLLELPDAPEQGEPVAVIVANSYEFLPIYFAIAKAGRVVLPINYGLTADDIAWILDDAGASLVFVDDAMLPLVDAAVKLGTTIRTAVVRSSGTATIGSAETDGTSTQADASSAYQRRDLSELLATPVDEELRILIGSDDVVQCMYTSGTTGRPKGALVTHSSVVTGVMSNSMLLGEGWAQKPGITVVCLPLFHVTGLNTLAKPVLFMGGTLVIHHGFDPGAVLDAIEREHATSFVGLPMMWAALVAENSRQPRDLSSVDTAMYAMAQMPERVLAGMDEMMPHARKVLGSGQTEVVPATTFQRSEHRHGKNASWGVSSPTVRTRIMDPGGNLLPVGEVGEIVYRGPHVTAGYWNRPDANEEAFRHGWFHSGDIGYMDEEGVIWFTDRVKDIIKTGGENVSSMKVERILSDAPGVIECSVIGTEHARWGEAVTAVVLSDKVPSADEADPEVRQKAAEEVEAGILAYVRERLSGFEAPKRVEFIDALPKTSTGKIRKNLLRDLF is encoded by the coding sequence ATGAAATCCGATACGACCAGAATCGATGACTACGATCTCAACTTGGCCCGGCGCAACACCGTCGGTGATGCGCTGACTCGCGCGGCGGAGAAGTCCCCGCGGAAGACCGCGGTCATCGACGGTGATCGCCGCGTCACCTATGCACAGCTCGAACACGACGCCGAGGCGATCGCCCGGGGGTTGCTTGAGCTGCCGGATGCGCCCGAGCAGGGTGAGCCCGTTGCTGTCATCGTCGCCAACAGCTACGAGTTTCTGCCGATCTACTTTGCCATTGCGAAGGCGGGTCGAGTGGTTCTGCCGATCAACTACGGTCTCACTGCCGACGACATTGCTTGGATCCTCGATGATGCGGGCGCCAGCCTGGTCTTCGTCGATGATGCGATGCTCCCGCTCGTCGACGCCGCAGTGAAGCTCGGCACGACGATCAGGACCGCCGTCGTCCGCTCCTCAGGGACCGCCACGATCGGATCCGCAGAGACCGATGGAACGAGCACTCAGGCAGATGCGTCTTCCGCCTACCAGCGTCGGGACCTGTCGGAGCTGCTCGCGACCCCGGTTGATGAGGAGTTGAGAATACTCATCGGCAGCGACGACGTCGTCCAGTGCATGTACACCTCGGGTACGACCGGTCGGCCCAAGGGCGCGTTGGTGACACATTCCTCGGTGGTCACCGGGGTGATGTCGAATTCGATGCTGCTCGGCGAAGGCTGGGCGCAGAAGCCGGGCATCACGGTCGTCTGTCTGCCGTTGTTCCACGTCACCGGTTTGAACACACTGGCCAAACCCGTGCTGTTCATGGGCGGGACGCTCGTCATCCACCATGGCTTCGACCCCGGCGCTGTCCTCGATGCGATCGAGCGGGAGCACGCCACATCGTTCGTCGGGCTCCCTATGATGTGGGCGGCACTGGTGGCGGAGAATTCGCGGCAGCCGCGTGACCTCTCCTCGGTCGACACCGCGATGTATGCGATGGCGCAGATGCCTGAGCGAGTCCTCGCCGGCATGGACGAGATGATGCCTCATGCCAGGAAGGTCCTGGGCTCCGGCCAGACTGAAGTGGTCCCTGCCACGACGTTCCAGCGGTCCGAGCATCGCCATGGGAAGAACGCGTCCTGGGGAGTCTCCTCACCGACAGTGCGGACCCGGATCATGGATCCCGGGGGCAACTTGCTGCCTGTGGGAGAGGTCGGAGAGATCGTTTACCGCGGACCACATGTCACTGCCGGGTATTGGAACCGTCCCGATGCCAATGAAGAGGCGTTCCGGCATGGGTGGTTCCACAGCGGCGACATCGGGTACATGGATGAGGAAGGCGTCATCTGGTTCACCGACCGAGTCAAGGACATCATCAAGACCGGCGGTGAGAACGTGTCATCGATGAAGGTCGAGCGGATCCTCTCCGATGCACCGGGAGTCATCGAATGCAGCGTCATCGGCACGGAGCATGCTCGCTGGGGCGAAGCGGTCACCGCCGTCGTCCTCAGCGACAAGGTACCGTCCGCCGACGAGGCGGACCCTGAGGTTCGCCAGAAGGCGGCCGAGGAGGTCGAAGCCGGGATTCTCGCCTATGTGCGGGAGCGTCTCAGCGGCTTCGAAGCACCCAAGCGCGTGGAGTTCATCGATGCCCTGCCGAAGACCTCGACAGGCAAGATCAGGAAGAACTTGCTGCGCGACCTGTTCTGA